Sequence from the Populus nigra chromosome 17, ddPopNigr1.1, whole genome shotgun sequence genome:
GAAGAAAGCACAGCTAGTTCTAGTCCCTTCTCCTGGAATTGGCCACCTTGTATCCACCATCGAGTTTGCCAAACGCTTGCTTGATCAAGATGAAAGTTTCTTAATCACAGTTCTTGTCATCAAAGCTCCGTTTGCTCTTGACGTAGACACCTTCAATCAATCACTCACTACCATCGATACTCGAATATCCTACATCACTCTTCCTCAAGTAACCCCACCTGATGATCAAGACCCTTTTAGGTCCCctgaaaactatttttctattttcctcGAGAGACATAAGCCTCATGTAAAAGATGCTATCCTTAACCATGTTATGTCCAAAAAGTCATCAGTACCGGTTGTTGGTTTGGTTGTTGACTTGTTTTGTTCTTCAATGATTGATGTTGCTAAGGAACTTGGGATCCCTTCTTATGTTTACATCTCTTCTAGTGCAGGCTTTCTTGGTCTCATGCGTCATCTTCCAACAAGGAAGGATCAGGTTGGGATTGAGTTCAAGGAAACTGACCCTGACTTGATTGTTCCCTGTTTTTTCAACCCTGTGCCTGCTAGGGTTATGCCATCAGTGTTGTTGAACAAGGATGGTGGGTACATCTGCTTTGAAAACCATGCGAGAAGATTTAAAGATACTAAATGTTTTATCGTCAATACATTTACTGAGCTTGAATCCCATGCAGTCAGCTCTTTTTTGGGTGGAGATACACCACCAGTATATACAGTGGGGCCACTACTAAATGTCAATGGCCAGAGTTTGATGGAATCAAATCTGGATGATCAACATGGTAAGATCATGAAATGGCTTGATGACCAACCAGAAAAATCAGTTGTGTTCTTGTGCTTTGGAAGTATAGGGCGTTTTAGTGAGGCTCAAGTGAAAGAAATTGCACTTGGGCTGGAACAAAGTGGACATAGATTCTTATGTTCCATTCGTAAGCCACCACCGGAAGGACAATTTGCAATGCCTAGTGATTACATGAACTTTGAAGAGGTCTTGCCAGACGGGTTCTTGGAAAGAACAAAACATATTGGCATGGTATGTGGATGGGCTCCCCAAATACAAGTCCTAGCCCACAGAGCTGTGGGAGGATTTGTATCACACTGTGGATGGAACTCGATTTTGGAAAGCTTATGGTATGGTGTACCTGTTGTGACATGGCCAATGTATGCCGAGCAACAACTTAATGCATTTCAAACGGTGAATGATTTGGGATTAGCCATAGAAATGACATTAGATTAT
This genomic interval carries:
- the LOC133676699 gene encoding anthocyanidin 3-O-glucosyltransferase 2-like, producing the protein MKKAQLVLVPSPGIGHLVSTIEFAKRLLDQDESFLITVLVIKAPFALDVDTFNQSLTTIDTRISYITLPQVTPPDDQDPFRSPENYFSIFLERHKPHVKDAILNHVMSKKSSVPVVGLVVDLFCSSMIDVAKELGIPSYVYISSSAGFLGLMRHLPTRKDQVGIEFKETDPDLIVPCFFNPVPARVMPSVLLNKDGGYICFENHARRFKDTKCFIVNTFTELESHAVSSFLGGDTPPVYTVGPLLNVNGQSLMESNLDDQHGKIMKWLDDQPEKSVVFLCFGSIGRFSEAQVKEIALGLEQSGHRFLCSIRKPPPEGQFAMPSDYMNFEEVLPDGFLERTKHIGMVCGWAPQIQVLAHRAVGGFVSHCGWNSILESLWYGVPVVTWPMYAEQQLNAFQTVNDLGLAIEMTLDYRMDSNELVVADRIAKSVKSLMEERSTVRNKVKAVSEASRKAVVEGGSSFAAFGDLIEIMLS